The Francisella salimarina genome has a segment encoding these proteins:
- a CDS encoding CsgG/HfaB family protein: MQKILIFFSFLLISIVTNNAFAADSATNIVSDSSANLSNNSSDTNSGSTLKYKGVDERNNLKMFTVAILPFDTKGATNESIYSEKELQKGLNQNIIAQITQSRKFRVSNRDAKDEKAYEEEIRRIINSNDTSEKAKLNQRIGADFILTGDILGLNISKKKSSYYGEDFTTLNVSASVAYRMIELATMEVKWSNVVRLQVPANIANEYTNYDNGDHSQILSYVAEQIGQTISEQIVGAIYPLQVLKVDDGEIYFNRGGNGVVKASTYEIRQEGGTSVDPATGQHIVLDSKVLAKVRITDVMPKYSVGIVIDGSLSKVHPGLRAYLSK, from the coding sequence ATGCAAAAAATATTGATTTTTTTTTCTTTCTTACTGATTTCTATAGTTACTAATAATGCTTTTGCTGCAGATTCTGCTACAAATATTGTGTCTGATAGCTCAGCTAATTTGTCAAATAACTCATCAGATACTAATTCTGGAAGTACGCTTAAATATAAAGGCGTAGATGAGCGTAATAATCTTAAAATGTTCACAGTTGCTATATTACCTTTTGATACGAAAGGAGCAACTAATGAAAGTATTTACAGTGAGAAAGAGCTTCAAAAAGGACTTAATCAGAATATCATAGCTCAAATAACTCAATCACGTAAGTTTAGAGTATCAAATAGAGATGCTAAAGATGAGAAAGCTTATGAAGAGGAAATTAGACGTATAATAAATTCCAATGATACCAGTGAGAAAGCTAAGCTAAATCAAAGAATAGGCGCTGATTTTATATTAACTGGCGATATCCTGGGATTAAACATTAGTAAGAAAAAGAGTTCGTATTATGGAGAAGACTTTACAACATTGAATGTCTCAGCTAGTGTAGCTTATCGGATGATTGAGCTGGCTACGATGGAGGTTAAATGGTCGAATGTAGTTAGATTGCAAGTACCAGCAAATATCGCTAACGAGTATACTAACTATGATAATGGTGATCACTCACAGATATTAAGCTATGTAGCTGAGCAAATCGGTCAAACAATATCTGAACAAATTGTTGGGGCTATATACCCTCTTCAAGTGTTAAAAGTAGATGATGGTGAAATTTACTTCAATCGTGGTGGTAATGGAGTCGTTAAGGCTAGTACTTATGAGATTCGCCAAGAAGGGGGTACTAGTGTTGATCCGGCAACAGGACAGCATATTGTCTTAGATAGTAAAGTTTTAGCAAAAGTACGAATTACAGATGTGATGCCTAAGTATTCTGTAGGTATTGTAATTGATGGTAGCTTATCTAAAGTACATCCAGGTTTACGTGCTTACCTATCCAAGTAG
- a CDS encoding DUF6844 domain-containing protein: protein MKKKILSSLIVSSLLVSPLVAAETTVDTKSTAEQSQSVDMGSDVSNLNSAISSDSKAVATTAEDKRSAEEILSDVMESYIDQNNLRDKYDYVGSAIGTASVNQTNSNYVDSAQLAFEKALIKAQAEYISFISANTKVDKSLSIDSTQGSNVNDINTDSDKPKEGTQAAIDAKQQALEEAKLDKQLKDQGLNPDDFATPDEKRKALLSQQMTVKSLTTGFGNLSGLLPIKTFVVEKNGNAAIGVVVIYSDKIKGMFEDIKHGNEPVIVGKGGQSPSDLYKDKSGEDMMGDYGIRVGFGEDNKPYILSYGQGSYTGPKLQGVSAGDYGYKQAEIMARANLVTLIAGQMSTKEALTMSEDISSTLAKNTKTQQTRRIDATDIEKTLSTYYKTKANLDIIGLKTVKRWRYKLPSTENTVYGVVLKWDPKQVATANKIKNFNYDEYRKQNAKSTESGETSLNGKVIIRQSDDNKYLNQF, encoded by the coding sequence ATGAAAAAGAAAATATTAAGTTCATTAATTGTTTCATCATTATTAGTAAGTCCTTTAGTTGCTGCAGAAACAACTGTAGATACTAAATCTACAGCTGAGCAGTCGCAATCTGTTGATATGGGTTCAGATGTGTCTAATCTTAATAGTGCTATCTCATCAGATTCAAAAGCAGTTGCAACAACTGCAGAAGATAAGAGATCAGCAGAAGAAATATTAAGTGATGTAATGGAGAGTTATATCGATCAGAATAATCTTAGAGATAAATATGATTATGTTGGTTCTGCTATAGGTACAGCCTCTGTTAATCAAACAAATTCAAATTATGTCGACAGTGCTCAGTTGGCATTTGAGAAAGCTCTAATAAAAGCACAGGCAGAATACATATCATTTATATCAGCAAATACAAAAGTTGATAAGAGTCTAAGCATAGATAGTACACAAGGTTCTAATGTAAATGACATTAATACAGATTCTGATAAGCCCAAAGAGGGTACTCAAGCTGCGATTGATGCTAAGCAACAAGCATTAGAAGAAGCAAAGCTAGATAAACAATTAAAAGATCAAGGTTTAAACCCAGATGATTTTGCAACACCAGATGAAAAGAGAAAAGCTCTTTTAAGCCAGCAAATGACAGTCAAAAGCTTAACTACAGGATTTGGTAACTTATCAGGTCTACTACCAATTAAGACTTTTGTTGTAGAAAAAAATGGTAATGCTGCTATTGGTGTAGTGGTTATTTACTCAGATAAAATTAAAGGAATGTTTGAGGATATCAAACATGGTAATGAACCTGTAATCGTTGGTAAAGGCGGACAATCTCCTTCTGACTTATATAAGGATAAGTCAGGTGAAGATATGATGGGTGATTATGGTATTCGTGTTGGTTTTGGAGAAGATAATAAACCATATATCTTATCATATGGTCAAGGCTCGTACACAGGTCCAAAGCTTCAAGGAGTTTCAGCTGGAGATTATGGTTATAAGCAAGCTGAGATTATGGCAAGAGCAAATTTAGTTACACTAATAGCTGGGCAAATGTCGACAAAAGAAGCTTTGACTATGTCTGAGGATATATCTAGCACTCTTGCTAAAAATACTAAGACGCAGCAAACACGCAGAATAGATGCGACTGATATTGAAAAGACACTATCTACATATTACAAAACAAAAGCAAACCTAGATATTATTGGTCTTAAAACTGTTAAGAGATGGCGTTATAAGTTACCAAGTACAGAGAATACTGTATATGGTGTTGTATTAAAGTGGGATCCTAAGCAAGTAGCTACAGCAAATAAGATTAAAAACTTTAATTATGATGAATATCGTAAACAAAATGCTAAAAGTACAGAAAGTGGAGAAACTTCGTTAAATGGTAAAGTAATTATTAGACAAAGTGATGATAATAAATATTTAAACCAGTTCTAG
- the lpoB gene encoding penicillin-binding protein activator LpoB has protein sequence MKKKLLFVTLSASLILLGSCSKTTVAYEDPNGVDTTSINFSSTDLQAITNKMTEDMLNSRAVKRITAMDTPTLFFSNIRNETREHINTTMLSNTVQTQIIKSGLFQVTDMSQIKNVREQLGYQANSGMVDQTTATKIGQHIGARYMVYGSIQDIDNTNVDGDKRSKFFLATLKMMDLKTGLVVWQDDKQIRKSQTKSTFGW, from the coding sequence ATGAAGAAAAAGCTTTTATTTGTAACTTTATCGGCAAGCTTAATTTTGTTGGGCTCATGTAGTAAAACAACTGTTGCTTATGAGGATCCAAATGGTGTAGATACAACATCTATTAATTTTAGTTCTACTGATTTGCAAGCTATTACAAACAAGATGACTGAAGATATGCTGAATTCACGAGCGGTTAAGAGAATTACTGCTATGGATACACCAACATTATTCTTTAGTAATATTCGTAATGAAACAAGAGAGCATATCAATACGACAATGTTATCAAATACAGTACAGACACAGATTATCAAATCTGGATTGTTCCAAGTTACTGATATGTCTCAAATCAAAAATGTACGTGAGCAGCTTGGATATCAAGCTAATAGTGGTATGGTTGATCAAACTACAGCTACTAAGATTGGTCAGCATATTGGTGCTAGATATATGGTTTATGGTTCTATTCAAGATATTGATAATACTAATGTTGATGGAGATAAGAGATCTAAATTCTTCTTGGCAACATTGAAGATGATGGATCTAAAAACAGGTCTTGTTGTATGGCAAGATGATAAGCAAATTCGTAAATCACAGACTAAATCAACATTTGGCTGGTAG
- a CDS encoding class I SAM-dependent methyltransferase yields MLKLYKTNVSKNHLDIGVGSGYYLKKVNNQLQQVTLMDLNPTCLDYVAKALPAKSVLTYKVDILEAIPEKFYSKFDSISFNYLIHCLPDNGNKQVVFENVAKMLKSEGVAFGSTVINDYSSNLAIKVANKFNDKGIFDNKNDTYELIEKYIKSNFAEYTIKQIGSVCVYIMSKPLR; encoded by the coding sequence TTGCTTAAATTATACAAAACCAATGTCTCTAAAAATCATTTAGATATAGGTGTGGGCTCTGGATACTATTTAAAAAAAGTTAATAACCAGCTCCAACAAGTAACACTTATGGATTTAAACCCAACATGTTTGGATTATGTAGCAAAGGCTTTGCCAGCTAAAAGTGTTTTGACTTATAAGGTAGATATTCTTGAAGCTATTCCTGAGAAATTTTATTCCAAATTTGACTCTATATCATTTAACTATCTAATTCATTGTTTACCTGATAATGGTAACAAACAAGTTGTTTTTGAGAATGTTGCAAAGATGCTTAAATCTGAAGGTGTAGCATTTGGATCAACTGTCATTAATGACTATAGCTCAAATCTTGCAATTAAGGTGGCTAATAAATTTAATGACAAAGGAATATTCGATAATAAAAATGATACTTATGAATTGATAGAAAAATATATAAAGAGTAATTTTGCTGAATATACTATAAAGCAAATAGGCTCAGTTTGTGTATATATTATGTCTAAACCTCTTAGATGA
- the bfpR gene encoding two-component system response regulator BfpR encodes MTDKPKVLVADDDKKIAQFIKTKFEENGIETTLAHDGKEALFLINTNNYDVVVIDWMMPYLDGISLLKILRKQNVTIPVIILSALDSTENKIQGLTSGSDDYLTKPFSIDELMVRVNILYRRTKQIADAQSHKLTCGDIVLDELAHEVRRNDELILLQQREYKVLHLLLKHKNEVVSKTMILKEVWDYDFDPQTNVVEVHISRLRNKLTENGLPDPIKTIRGFGYVIQE; translated from the coding sequence ATGACTGATAAACCAAAAGTTTTAGTTGCTGACGATGATAAAAAAATTGCTCAGTTTATAAAAACCAAATTTGAAGAAAATGGTATTGAAACAACATTAGCTCACGATGGCAAAGAAGCACTATTCCTAATCAATACCAATAATTATGATGTGGTTGTTATAGATTGGATGATGCCGTATTTAGACGGAATATCTTTGCTAAAAATTTTACGTAAACAAAATGTAACAATTCCTGTGATTATTCTAAGTGCACTTGATAGCACTGAGAATAAAATTCAAGGTCTTACATCAGGTAGTGATGATTATTTAACTAAGCCGTTTTCAATAGATGAGTTAATGGTTCGTGTTAATATTCTATACAGAAGAACTAAACAAATTGCTGATGCACAGTCTCATAAACTGACCTGCGGAGATATAGTTCTTGATGAACTCGCTCATGAAGTACGTCGCAATGATGAATTAATATTATTACAACAAAGAGAATACAAAGTTTTACATCTACTTCTTAAACATAAAAATGAGGTGGTTAGCAAGACGATGATACTTAAAGAGGTATGGGATTATGACTTTGACCCTCAGACAAATGTAGTTGAAGTACATATCTCTCGCCTGCGCAACAAGCTCACTGAGAATGGTCTGCCTGACCCTATAAAAACTATACGAGGTTTTGGATATGTCATACAAGAATAA
- a CDS encoding sensor histidine kinase: MSYKNKFNDTIQRRYIISSSFKMAVLFTILLGLSIASWIYIIFSALGNRVTEHIIPLSIGIFCTASVVIISYLISVFVVKKINFIASSAASIVNTRDFSQRIKSDTSWDDLSNLANILNILLANIDELLVDIKSVSNNIAHDLKTPLTRLKNKLESLEQTCPNDDTSEALAECNQLLNIFNSILRLNRLEHGRENLLKKNSDVKKIIDDAIELYEPMFEQKNIKLDISVISKNLNIDKNLIFQSITNILDNSYKYSKDNTEITISTKIQNSKYNITFTDQGIGVNEENIDKIFERFFREEKSRSQIGNGLGLSLVRKIIHLHNGDITATNNNPHGLIIEISLPLH, translated from the coding sequence ATGTCATACAAGAATAAATTCAACGACACTATTCAACGTAGGTATATAATTAGCTCAAGCTTTAAAATGGCAGTGCTTTTTACAATACTTTTAGGTTTAAGTATAGCATCTTGGATTTATATAATTTTCTCCGCGCTTGGTAATAGAGTTACTGAGCATATAATCCCCCTAAGTATTGGTATCTTCTGTACAGCAAGCGTTGTCATCATCAGTTATTTGATCAGTGTTTTTGTTGTTAAGAAAATCAATTTTATAGCTAGCTCTGCTGCCTCTATTGTTAACACTCGCGACTTTAGCCAAAGAATCAAATCTGATACAAGCTGGGATGATCTTAGTAATTTAGCTAATATACTCAATATCCTGCTAGCTAATATCGATGAGCTTTTGGTAGATATCAAAAGCGTTTCAAATAATATTGCTCACGATCTAAAGACTCCTCTAACTCGTTTAAAAAACAAGCTTGAAAGCCTTGAGCAAACTTGTCCAAATGATGACACATCTGAGGCATTGGCAGAGTGTAATCAATTGCTTAATATCTTTAATAGTATCCTAAGACTTAATCGTCTTGAACATGGTCGTGAAAACTTACTCAAAAAAAATTCTGATGTAAAAAAAATTATCGATGATGCTATTGAACTTTATGAACCAATGTTTGAACAAAAGAATATCAAATTAGATATCTCTGTTATTTCAAAAAATTTAAATATCGATAAAAATCTTATTTTCCAAAGTATTACAAATATCCTAGACAACAGCTATAAATACTCAAAAGATAATACTGAAATAACGATTTCGACAAAAATTCAAAACTCAAAATATAACATCACATTTACCGATCAAGGGATTGGTGTAAATGAAGAAAATATTGATAAGATTTTTGAAAGATTCTTTCGTGAAGAAAAAAGCCGTAGCCAAATAGGTAATGGCTTAGGACTTTCTCTTGTAAGAAAAATTATACACCTTCATAATGGTGATATCACTGCTACTAACAACAATCCTCATGGCTTAATTATAGAAATCTCGCTACCATTACATTAA
- a CDS encoding NAD(P)/FAD-dependent oxidoreductase has translation MEKVAVIGSGISGLAISYLLKEKYDITLYEKNNYYGGHARTLEVNSTAVDTGFIVFNYHTYYHLSRLFKHLNVPVADSNMSFGVSIKNGKFEYGSSSIKSLFAQWSNIFRPSYYKMIKDILKFNKISRQHLENNTLDENISLAEYLESINVGNCFKDYYLLAMGACIWSTPLEKMYDFPALSFIRFFDNHGLLTTTKPVQWYTVKGGSKVYVDKIITQLKSANVKFAPQATNVTRTHKTLITDINNNTIEYDKVIFACHSNEVLELLGDADSDEKKLISAIKYQPNSVILHTDASIMPKRKAAWSSWNYLSAETKDKRDVVSLSYWMNNLQPLDTNIDYFVTVNPDQKPDPQKIINEHTFDHPVFDKKAIQAQKDFDKIQGLNNTYYCGAYLRYGFHEDGILSAVNVANKLGIKTPW, from the coding sequence ATGGAAAAAGTAGCAGTAATAGGAAGTGGCATATCCGGACTTGCCATCAGTTATCTTCTCAAAGAAAAATACGACATTACTCTTTATGAAAAAAATAATTATTACGGTGGACATGCTCGTACATTAGAGGTAAATAGCACCGCTGTAGATACTGGCTTCATTGTCTTTAACTACCACACATATTATCACTTATCGCGATTATTCAAGCATTTAAATGTGCCCGTCGCCGACAGCAACATGTCTTTTGGTGTATCTATCAAAAATGGTAAGTTTGAGTATGGATCTAGTAGTATCAAAAGTTTATTCGCTCAATGGTCAAATATTTTCAGACCAAGTTACTATAAAATGATAAAAGATATTCTAAAATTTAATAAGATCTCAAGACAGCATCTTGAAAACAACACTCTTGATGAAAATATAAGCCTTGCTGAATATCTAGAATCTATAAATGTTGGTAACTGCTTCAAAGATTATTATCTACTAGCGATGGGAGCCTGTATCTGGAGCACTCCACTAGAGAAGATGTATGACTTCCCTGCCCTTAGTTTTATTCGATTTTTTGATAATCATGGGCTACTTACAACTACCAAACCAGTCCAATGGTACACAGTCAAAGGCGGTAGTAAAGTATATGTTGACAAAATCATAACTCAACTAAAATCCGCTAATGTTAAATTTGCACCCCAAGCTACCAATGTAACTAGAACCCATAAAACTTTGATAACTGATATCAACAATAACACCATAGAATATGATAAGGTTATTTTTGCATGCCATTCCAATGAAGTTCTCGAACTATTAGGTGATGCCGACAGTGATGAAAAAAAACTTATATCTGCTATAAAATATCAACCGAACTCCGTAATATTACATACAGATGCTAGTATTATGCCAAAACGCAAAGCTGCGTGGTCAAGTTGGAATTATCTAAGTGCTGAAACTAAAGACAAACGTGATGTAGTTTCACTTAGCTACTGGATGAATAATCTTCAACCCTTAGATACTAATATAGATTATTTTGTTACAGTTAACCCGGATCAAAAACCTGATCCACAAAAAATCATCAACGAACATACTTTTGATCATCCTGTTTTTGATAAAAAAGCCATTCAAGCTCAAAAAGACTTTGATAAAATCCAAGGACTTAACAACACATACTATTGTGGAGCTTATCTACGCTATGGTTTCCATGAAGATGGTATACTTAGTGCAGTAAATGTTGCGAATAAATTAGGAATCAAAACTCCATGGTAA
- a CDS encoding DUF1365 domain-containing protein yields the protein MVKNFILSSKVFHKRHHPKQNSFRYKSYYIILDMLNLKQSKTSFFSINKPNLYSFYDKDHGLKDGSSSLKWATNLLDQHNLKYDKIKLMTMPRVLGYLFNPVSFWLCYSEKKLVAVIAEVNNTFKETHSYICHNNGNEITDKTWFKAEKIFHVSPFYPRQGFYKFNFALDFDNNAKNQVIINYYDNNQLQLGTAINGQIKPLSSTNLVKEFFRSPLLTFKVIYLIHWQALKIVFKRIKYIPKPEQKNIRVSVANIISPNS from the coding sequence ATGGTAAAAAACTTTATCTTAAGCTCAAAAGTTTTTCATAAGAGGCATCATCCAAAGCAAAATTCTTTCAGATATAAATCATATTATATTATTTTGGACATGCTTAATCTTAAGCAAAGTAAGACTAGTTTTTTTAGTATCAATAAACCTAACTTGTATTCTTTCTATGATAAGGATCATGGTCTAAAAGATGGTTCAAGTAGTCTAAAATGGGCAACTAATTTATTAGACCAGCACAACCTTAAATATGATAAAATCAAATTGATGACTATGCCTAGAGTTCTAGGATACTTATTTAACCCCGTTAGCTTTTGGCTTTGTTATAGTGAAAAAAAACTTGTAGCTGTGATAGCAGAAGTCAACAACACATTCAAAGAAACTCATAGCTATATTTGCCACAACAATGGCAACGAAATTACAGATAAAACATGGTTCAAAGCAGAAAAAATATTTCATGTATCACCTTTTTATCCAAGACAAGGCTTTTATAAATTCAACTTCGCACTTGATTTTGATAATAATGCAAAAAATCAAGTTATTATCAATTACTATGATAATAATCAGCTCCAACTTGGTACAGCAATTAATGGTCAAATCAAACCTTTATCAAGTACAAACTTAGTCAAAGAATTTTTTAGATCTCCACTTCTAACTTTCAAAGTTATCTATCTAATTCACTGGCAAGCTCTAAAAATCGTATTTAAACGCATAAAATATATTCCAAAACCTGAGCAGAAAAATATTCGAGTCAGTGTAGCTAATATTATAAGTCCAAATAGTTAG
- a CDS encoding SAM-dependent methyltransferase, giving the protein MFEKTVRKNLLESLNKLECGELYLTTPENETIYTKGEKQGPTADLKLKDWRTVVNLQLKSDIGFAADYRDGYWETSDLKSLILLGLVNEEAFGQYMKPNFLFKLLQKLGYLTKRNSIKQSKKNIYDHYDLGNDFYSLWLDKTMTYSSAMYKNQNETLEQAQINKYKNIIDKFDKKNGSIIEVGCGWGGFAETALNSGDYTLKGITLSTEQHDYATKRLVGKKADIVIEDYRIQSDKYDYIVSIEMIEAVGREYWNTYFSKLKSLLKEDGKIVIQAIVIDDALFADYAKGTDMIRTFIFPGGFLPSMGQINLELDKVGLKCVGTESFAKDYAKTLDEWDRNFVNVEPELIKLGFDKRFQRMWRFYLNSCSAAFTHGRIDVVQLEIVHA; this is encoded by the coding sequence ATGTTTGAAAAAACCGTTAGAAAAAATTTATTAGAATCACTTAACAAATTAGAATGTGGTGAGCTATATTTAACAACTCCAGAAAACGAAACTATTTATACAAAAGGCGAAAAACAAGGTCCAACAGCCGATCTAAAACTAAAAGATTGGCGCACAGTAGTAAACTTACAACTAAAATCAGACATTGGATTTGCTGCTGATTATAGAGATGGTTACTGGGAAACATCAGATCTTAAATCTCTGATTCTACTAGGTTTAGTTAATGAAGAAGCATTTGGTCAATACATGAAGCCAAATTTTCTTTTTAAATTATTACAAAAACTTGGCTACCTTACTAAACGTAATAGCATCAAACAGAGTAAGAAAAACATCTACGATCATTACGACTTAGGTAATGACTTTTATAGTTTGTGGTTAGACAAAACCATGACTTATTCATCTGCGATGTACAAAAATCAAAATGAAACATTAGAGCAAGCACAAATCAATAAATACAAAAACATAATTGATAAATTTGATAAAAAAAATGGCTCAATCATTGAAGTTGGCTGTGGATGGGGGGGATTTGCTGAAACAGCCCTAAATAGTGGTGACTACACACTCAAAGGCATCACTCTATCGACAGAACAACACGACTATGCTACGAAGCGACTAGTTGGGAAAAAAGCTGATATAGTTATTGAAGATTACCGCATCCAAAGTGATAAATATGACTATATCGTTTCAATCGAGATGATCGAAGCAGTGGGTAGAGAATATTGGAACACATATTTTTCTAAGCTTAAATCACTACTTAAAGAAGATGGTAAGATTGTTATTCAAGCCATTGTCATTGATGATGCGCTTTTTGCGGATTATGCTAAAGGTACTGATATGATTAGAACCTTTATTTTTCCCGGTGGCTTCTTACCATCTATGGGACAAATTAATCTGGAACTCGATAAGGTTGGTCTAAAATGTGTAGGTACTGAATCTTTTGCAAAAGATTATGCTAAAACTCTTGATGAATGGGACAGAAATTTCGTAAATGTAGAGCCTGAGCTAATAAAACTAGGTTTTGACAAGCGTTTTCAGAGAATGTGGCGTTTCTACTTAAACTCTTGTAGTGCTGCATTTACTCATGGGCGTATTGATGTTGTACAGTTGGAGATTGTCCATGCTTAA
- a CDS encoding chalcone isomerase family protein → MLKRLLIFIIISFPLFTYAEELTLQQIKSQQVQQVGKIHFSKWFFDVYDAELYTQDGNFNWDKPFLLKIHYLRNMDGKTISKHTVKEISYQHPQQVKANYQEYRDTFDHLIPDVQNGTNLYGYMDEDGKGYIYSDNGLIGQIPDKDLSKYFFEIWLSDNSSYQTLSRQLRGL, encoded by the coding sequence ATGCTTAAAAGACTACTAATATTTATCATTATTAGTTTTCCTTTATTCACTTACGCTGAAGAATTAACTTTGCAGCAAATAAAATCTCAACAAGTACAACAAGTTGGTAAAATTCATTTTTCTAAATGGTTTTTTGATGTTTATGATGCTGAACTTTACACTCAAGATGGAAATTTTAATTGGGATAAACCATTTTTACTAAAAATTCATTACCTTAGAAATATGGATGGGAAAACTATCTCTAAACATACTGTTAAAGAAATATCATACCAACATCCACAGCAAGTTAAGGCAAATTATCAAGAATATAGAGATACCTTTGATCATTTAATTCCCGATGTCCAAAACGGTACAAACCTGTACGGTTATATGGATGAAGATGGTAAAGGATATATATATTCAGACAATGGTCTAATTGGTCAAATACCAGACAAAGATCTTTCAAAATATTTTTTTGAAATATGGCTTAGCGATAACTCATCATATCAAACATTGTCAAGACAATTGAGGGGCTTATGA
- a CDS encoding DUF3833 domain-containing protein encodes MKKLISRIGVIIMALGLFGCSADISSYKGNGPKLDLQQYLQGKIVGTGIIQDYKGKVTKQFDFSGTASWNGDVGTFDEHMVYYDGQKDHRIWTIKKISDNYYEGTTGDVIGTAKIYVEGNAMNWQYQMNIPVGDKKYKISFDDWMYLMNDGVLINKNTFKKFGLTVGSLTLFMHKEKSGE; translated from the coding sequence ATGAAAAAATTAATATCTAGAATAGGAGTAATTATTATGGCATTAGGATTATTTGGATGCTCAGCTGATATATCAAGTTACAAAGGAAACGGTCCAAAGCTTGACCTACAACAGTATTTACAAGGTAAAATTGTTGGCACAGGGATTATTCAAGACTATAAAGGAAAAGTCACTAAGCAGTTTGACTTCTCTGGAACTGCTAGCTGGAATGGTGATGTCGGCACATTTGATGAGCACATGGTCTACTATGACGGCCAAAAAGATCACCGTATTTGGACGATTAAGAAAATTTCTGATAACTACTACGAAGGTACAACAGGCGACGTAATTGGTACTGCTAAAATCTATGTTGAAGGCAACGCTATGAACTGGCAATATCAAATGAATATCCCAGTTGGCGACAAAAAATACAAAATTAGCTTTGATGATTGGATGTACTTAATGAACGATGGTGTACTTATAAACAAAAATACATTCAAAAAATTTGGACTAACAGTTGGTTCATTAACGCTATTTATGCATAAAGAAAAATCTGGAGAATAA
- a CDS encoding SDR family NAD(P)-dependent oxidoreductase, translating to MQKFADKTIWLIGATDGIGNALLKKLDNSIQANFIISARSLDKLQSISASLKNTAHTVDLDVADFESFKKGSDIALSYNPDYIIYLPAFYEPSLIADIAISNLNKTIQTNLTAVFYLIRFTLPYLKKNPKCQLAITASVAGYIGLPRSQPYAATKAGVINLVESLKAENTELDIRLINPSFVKTKLTDKNNFKMPVLLQPEEAALSIIKGLESNKFEVHFTKKFTIILKLIATLPYKLYFKIAKKMI from the coding sequence ATGCAAAAATTTGCAGATAAAACTATATGGTTAATTGGCGCAACAGATGGTATTGGTAATGCATTACTCAAGAAACTTGATAATTCAATACAAGCTAATTTTATAATATCAGCTCGTTCACTAGACAAACTACAAAGCATATCTGCAAGTCTAAAAAATACTGCTCATACTGTTGATCTTGATGTGGCAGATTTTGAGAGCTTCAAAAAAGGAAGTGATATAGCTCTTAGCTATAATCCTGATTATATTATATATTTGCCCGCATTCTATGAACCTTCATTAATTGCTGACATTGCCATTTCAAATCTTAATAAAACTATCCAAACTAACCTAACTGCTGTTTTTTACCTAATAAGATTTACGCTACCTTATCTCAAAAAAAATCCTAAATGTCAGCTAGCTATTACAGCTAGTGTCGCTGGCTATATCGGTTTACCTAGATCACAACCTTATGCTGCTACTAAGGCTGGTGTTATAAATTTAGTTGAGAGCCTAAAAGCAGAAAATACTGAGCTTGATATCCGTCTAATAAATCCAAGCTTTGTTAAAACTAAACTTACTGACAAGAATAATTTTAAAATGCCAGTTCTACTTCAACCTGAAGAAGCTGCCCTTAGCATTATCAAAGGTTTAGAGTCAAATAAATTTGAGGTTCACTTTACAAAAAAATTCACTATAATTCTAAAACTTATTGCAACTTTACCTTACAAACTTTACTTTAAAATTGCTAAAAAGATGATTTAG